Proteins from one Anastrepha obliqua isolate idAnaObli1 chromosome 2, idAnaObli1_1.0, whole genome shotgun sequence genomic window:
- the LOC129238565 gene encoding cell division cycle and apoptosis regulator protein 1-like isoform X2 has protein sequence MSFGGQQNQPWQRKGGFYQDAGQGGMFMQQHAASQSAFGHSAIFSQSGAAPSVSYPQQRSNTLNPVAFQQPNNGGQTMTNSIGTVTKINNDCGLINDEVFFYRNACKGVIPKLGDRVVFEATYSTTGQFKWNATLIQLMGSTMTHQTQHLPSLMGNSGRAGSGYNAVPPPNEYQLAQMQQRRRSPRHSSPMRGDRSNVRNDRERDRRGRNPLSREREDDERDRKRRRADSDRSRERAISSIGRGHERDRARPEGKPDTALERRERDREREREREKERERDRERERERERDKERGERAERSPYRPPVKGRRTRAIRRYMIQIPKNILAYKSADLQELRQRYSTLYIPSDFFHANILWPKVFTPENAFSLRRPCRFHIMHRIVDSPFEQNNDVLEPSDADYLYSAKVMLLACPPITELYQKCFEEDDNDNEQNAVHPSRLISFLVGTRGRNEPMAIGGPWSPSLDGENPDKDPAVLIRTAIRTCKALTGIDLSQCTQWYRFVELHYHRQDHKKKDAQPRIETVVIYLPDVHSCMPNSTQWQELTQVYKNAVEGVIARKNAAAKAAAANTAAVDAEMAASSPTAADGDAADTSATDATKEEPDKTTGDESVTTNNESGAETTSNGVGENAADREAEDGADTSMEVITIEEDDQTEATHYSKLDLKSMKVQEIRDELAARDLNAKGARNIIMARLAKALNTEKAEDKETKKTEPKTKQAKNQPKPVKKPETVTKKTDSKSEETAEAEENDKPKEEEQEDQEEWNDVIDVDMSDIVILDEYDSSKNPEETPKELNEKEKNQLIRRYKLPTKEHIVVHPNKTAKGGKFDCSIMSLSVLLDYGPADTKERFFEVSIFAELFNEMLMRDFAFNIYKEMYLYKEENNASKDAAKDKKEGDTNGEGKTDAETMEVDEESKASTDTKTNADSAGDKTISERRASKRSVDVEADTETPSKNANERKQKSATGKDKEKEKEKEHVSDRKMIVVKPQLLLSFIYFDTTHCGYIFEKDLEDLFTVLGLNLSRGQIRKVLGKLSIRQAFYYRKLTDKEESVEAPPKIEDADDIPSEELNKIALGNNVYIPNENELSGGGGVVERATSSKTDANDSDGLVNYKGIVIHVGKLLEQIKRTEKNYGDLEKLYNDLRKQHTELHRDHTKANTKSKDLQSEVKTLSRKLSDANQDLFALNRKYRDQHNTLSTIYNRVAPYFNREKDKDHKSDKDADKDKDKDKDKDAKDKPKEAAKSSKDKEKEKDKDKEKEKTKEKEKEKNKDKEKTKETGKDVEKSSGDKGAKDKNEESKAIVIKEESKETVIKEEEFLAEEDEADGDEEEEEEVEETNED, from the exons ATGTCATTTGGTGGACAGCAAAATCAGCCTTGGCAGCGTAAAGGCGGATTCTATCAGGACGCTGGACAGGGCGGAATGTTTATGCAGCAACATGCGGCTTCTCAATCTGCgtttggccattcggccatttTTTCGCAAAGTGGCGCCGCACCCTCCGTATCTTATCCCCAGCAACGGTCGAATACATTGAATCCCGTTGCTTTTCAACAACCCAATAATGGTGGCCAAACAATGACCAATTCAATAGGCACCGTAACTAAAATCAATAATGATTGTGGGCTTATAAACGATGAAGTCTTCTTCTACCGCAATGCATGTAAGGGCGTAATCCCGAAGTTGGGTGACCGCGTCGTGTTCGAAGCTACTTATTCTACAACTGGACAATTCAAATGGAATGCAACATTGATTCAGCTAATGGG GAGCACAATGACTCATCAAACGCAACATTTACCGTCGCTAATGGGGAATAGTGGCAGAGCCGGTAGTGGCTATAATGCAGTCCCGCCTCCGAACGAATATCAACTTGCGCAAATGCAACAACGCCGTCGTTCACCAAGGCATTCATCGCCCATGCGTGGAGATCGTTCGAATGTGCGAAATGATCGTGAAAGAGATCGACGCGGTCGTAATCCACTTTCACGGGAACGAGAAGAT GATGAAAGAGATCGCAAACGTCGGCGGGCGGATAGTGACCGTAGCCGCGAGCGCGCTATATCATCCATAGGGCGGGGACATGAAAGAGATCGTGCTCGCCCTGAAGGAAAGCCTGATACCGCTTTGGAACGCAGAGAGCGTGATCGGGAGCGTGAGCGTGAACGGGAAAAAGAACGCGAACGTGACAGAGAACGTGAGCGTGAGAGAGAACGCGATAAAGAACGTGGAGAACGTGCCGAACGCAGTCCTTATCGTCCGCCGGTCAAAGGTCGACGCACCCGTGCAATTCGACGATATATGATTCAAatacctaaaaatattttggctta caaatcagctgatttacaaGAGTTACGTCAACGTTATTCAACACTATATATTCCATCGGACTTTTTTCACGCCAACATTTTGTGGCCTAAAGTTTTCACACCGGAAAATGCTTTTTCACTACGTCGCCCTTGTCGGTTTCATATAATGCATCGCATAGTGGATTCTCCATTTGAACAAAACAATGACGTTCTAGAACCTTCAGATGCAGATTACTTGTATTCTGCTAAAGTGATGCTTCTAGCTTGTCCCCCAATTACTGAACTTTATCAAAAATGCTTCGAAGAAGATGACAATGACAACGAACAGAATGCAGTACATCCATCTCGATTAATTAGTTTTCTCGTAGGTACTAGGGGGAGAAATGAGCCTATGGCCATTGGTGGCCCCTGGAGTCCATCGCTCGATGGTGAAAATCCTGACAAGGACCCTGCCGTATTAATACGTACGGCTATACGCACATGCAAAGCATTAACTGGAATCGATTTATCACAATGCACCCAATG GTACCGCTTTGTGGAGCTTCACTATCATCGTCAAGATCACAAGAAGAAGGACGCACAACCGCGTATTGAAACTGTTGTTATATATTTGCCTGATGTTCATTCTTGTATGCCGAATTCAACTCAATGGCAAGAACTTACTCAAGTCTACAAGAATGCGGTTGAAGGTGTAATCGCTCGTAAAAATGCTGCTGCAAAGGCAGCTGCTGCAAACACCGCCGCCGTTGATGCTGAAATGGCCGCTTCCTCGCCTACCGCTGCTGACGGTGATGCTGCCGATACTTCGGCCACCGATGCTACAAAAGAAGAACCGGATAAAACCACTGGAGATGAAAGTGTAACAACCAATAACGAGAGTGGCGCGGAAACCACATCTAACGGAGTAGGCGAAAATGCTGCTGATAGGGAGGCTGAAGACGGAGCTGACACTTCTATGGAAGTTATTACTATAGAGGAG GATGACCAAACGGAAGCTACACATTATTCTAAATTGGATTTGAAGTCGATGAAGGTGCAGGAAATACGCGATGAGTTAGCTGCACGCGACCTCAATGCGAAAG GTGCCCGCAATATCATAATGGCTCGCTTGGCAAAGGCATTAAACACTGAAAAGGCGGAAGATAAGGAAACGAAGAAGACAGAGCCAAAGACCAAACAGGCCAAAAATCAACCCAAGCCCGTTAAAAAGCCAGAAACAGTTACCAAGAAAACggattcaaaaagtgaagaaaccgCAGAAGCCGAAGAAAACGATAAACCTAAGGAAGAAGAGCAGGAAGACCAAGAAGAATGGAATGATGTCATTGACGTTGATATGAGTGACATTGTCATACTTGATGAGTATGATTCAAGTAAAAACCCAGAG GAAACACCAAAAGAGTTGAATGAAAAGGAGAAAAATCAATTGATTCGCCGTTACAAATTACCAACTAAAGAGCACATTGTGGTACATCCAAATAAAACCGCCAAAGGTGGCAAATTCGATTGTTCAATTATGTCCTTATCCGTGCTGTTGGATTACGGGCCTGCTGATACAAAGGAACGCTTCTTTGAG GTGTCTATTTTTGCTGAATTATTCAACGAGATGTTAATGCGTGACTTCGCCTTCAATATCTACAAAGAGATGTACCtttataaagaagaaaacaatgcTTCCAAAGATGCTGCAAAGGATAAGAAAGAGGGCGACACTAATGGCGAAGGTAAAACAGATGCTGAAACCATGGAGGTCGATGAAGAGTCAAAAGCTTCTACggacacaaaaacaaatgctGATAGCGCCGGCGACAAAACTATATCGGAGCGTAGAGCTTCAAAACGTAGTGTTGATGTAGAAGCAGACACAGAAACGCCATCTAAGAATGCAAACGAGCGCAAGCAAAAGTCGGCTACCGGCAAGGATAAGGAAAAGGAGAAAGAGAAAGAACACGTTTCAGACCGAAAAATGATTGTCGTGAAGCCACAACTTTTgctatcatttatttattttgacactACACATTGTGGTTACATATTTGAAAAGGATTTGGAAGATTTGTTCACTGTGCTGGGTTTGAATTTATCACGTGGCCAAATTCGCAAAGTGCTGGGTAAACTTTCCATCCGACAAGCGTTTTACTACCG AAAACTTACTGATAAGGAAGAATCAGTTGAGGCACCTCCTAAAATTGAGGACGCAGACGATATACCCAGTGAGGAGTTAAATAAAATTGCGTTGGGAAACAACGTTTACATCCCGAATGAAAATGAGCTGAGTGGTGGCGGCGGAGTTGTGGAAAGAGCGACCTCTTCCAAAACCGATGCAAATGATAGTGAtg GTCTAGTCAACTATAAAGGAATTGTTATCCATGTTGGCAAATTATTGGAACAAATCAAACGCACCGAAAAGAACTACGGAGACTTAGAAAAGTTGTACAATGACCTTCGGAAGCAGCACACGGAATTGCACAGAGATCATACCAAGGCTAATACTAAAAGCAAAGATTTACAATCCGAGGTGAAAACCTTGAGCCGAAAACTATCTGATGCAAATCAAGATTTATTTGCCCTTAAT CGTAAATATAGAGATCAGCATAATACACTCTCAACTATTTACAACCGTGTAGCGCCATATTTCAACCGTGAAAAAGACAAAGATCATAAATCGGATAAGGATGcagataaggataaggataaagataaagataaggaTGCAAAAGATAAACCTAAAGAAGCTGCTAAGTCCAGCAAAGATAAGGAGAAAGAGAAAGATAAGGACAAAGAAAAGGAGAAGAcgaaggaaaaggaaaaagaaaaaaacaaagataaagAGAAGACAAAGGAAACTGGCAAAGATGTTGAAAAGAGCAGTGGAGACAAAGGCGCCAAGGATAAAAATGAGGAAAGCAAAGCAATTGTCATAAAAGAGGAAAGCAAAGAAACTGTCATAAAAGAGGAAGAATTTCTAGCCGAAGAGGATGAGGCAGATGGagacgaagaagaagaggaagaagtagaagaaaccAATGAAGActaa
- the LOC129238565 gene encoding cell division cycle and apoptosis regulator protein 1-like isoform X1 — MSFGGQQNQPWQRKGGFYQDAGQGGMFMQQHAASQSAFGHSAIFSQSGAAPSVSYPQQRSNTLNPVAFQQPNNGGQTMTNSIGTVTKINNDCGLINDEVFFYRNACKGVIPKLGDRVVFEATYSTTGQFKWNATLIQLMGSTMTHQTQHLPSLMGNSGRAGSGYNAVPPPNEYQLAQMQQRRRSPRHSSPMRGDRSNVRNDRERDRRGRNPLSREREDDERDRKRRRADSDRSRERAISSIGRGHERDRARPEGKPDTALERRERDREREREREKERERDRERERERERDKERGERAERSPYRPPVKGRRTRAIRRYMIQIPKNILAYKSADLQELRQRYSTLYIPSDFFHANILWPKVFTPENAFSLRRPCRFHIMHRIVDSPFEQNNDVLEPSDADYLYSAKVMLLACPPITELYQKCFEEDDNDNEQNAVHPSRLISFLVGTRGRNEPMAIGGPWSPSLDGENPDKDPAVLIRTAIRTCKALTGIDLSQCTQWYRFVELHYHRQDHKKKDAQPRIETVVIYLPDVHSCMPNSTQWQELTQVYKNAVEGVIARKNAAAKAAAANTAAVDAEMAASSPTAADGDAADTSATDATKEEPDKTTGDESVTTNNESGAETTSNGVGENAADREAEDGADTSMEVITIEEVEISADGDNNDDQKDDQTEATHYSKLDLKSMKVQEIRDELAARDLNAKGARNIIMARLAKALNTEKAEDKETKKTEPKTKQAKNQPKPVKKPETVTKKTDSKSEETAEAEENDKPKEEEQEDQEEWNDVIDVDMSDIVILDEYDSSKNPEETPKELNEKEKNQLIRRYKLPTKEHIVVHPNKTAKGGKFDCSIMSLSVLLDYGPADTKERFFEVSIFAELFNEMLMRDFAFNIYKEMYLYKEENNASKDAAKDKKEGDTNGEGKTDAETMEVDEESKASTDTKTNADSAGDKTISERRASKRSVDVEADTETPSKNANERKQKSATGKDKEKEKEKEHVSDRKMIVVKPQLLLSFIYFDTTHCGYIFEKDLEDLFTVLGLNLSRGQIRKVLGKLSIRQAFYYRKLTDKEESVEAPPKIEDADDIPSEELNKIALGNNVYIPNENELSGGGGVVERATSSKTDANDSDGLVNYKGIVIHVGKLLEQIKRTEKNYGDLEKLYNDLRKQHTELHRDHTKANTKSKDLQSEVKTLSRKLSDANQDLFALNRKYRDQHNTLSTIYNRVAPYFNREKDKDHKSDKDADKDKDKDKDKDAKDKPKEAAKSSKDKEKEKDKDKEKEKTKEKEKEKNKDKEKTKETGKDVEKSSGDKGAKDKNEESKAIVIKEESKETVIKEEEFLAEEDEADGDEEEEEEVEETNED, encoded by the exons ATGTCATTTGGTGGACAGCAAAATCAGCCTTGGCAGCGTAAAGGCGGATTCTATCAGGACGCTGGACAGGGCGGAATGTTTATGCAGCAACATGCGGCTTCTCAATCTGCgtttggccattcggccatttTTTCGCAAAGTGGCGCCGCACCCTCCGTATCTTATCCCCAGCAACGGTCGAATACATTGAATCCCGTTGCTTTTCAACAACCCAATAATGGTGGCCAAACAATGACCAATTCAATAGGCACCGTAACTAAAATCAATAATGATTGTGGGCTTATAAACGATGAAGTCTTCTTCTACCGCAATGCATGTAAGGGCGTAATCCCGAAGTTGGGTGACCGCGTCGTGTTCGAAGCTACTTATTCTACAACTGGACAATTCAAATGGAATGCAACATTGATTCAGCTAATGGG GAGCACAATGACTCATCAAACGCAACATTTACCGTCGCTAATGGGGAATAGTGGCAGAGCCGGTAGTGGCTATAATGCAGTCCCGCCTCCGAACGAATATCAACTTGCGCAAATGCAACAACGCCGTCGTTCACCAAGGCATTCATCGCCCATGCGTGGAGATCGTTCGAATGTGCGAAATGATCGTGAAAGAGATCGACGCGGTCGTAATCCACTTTCACGGGAACGAGAAGAT GATGAAAGAGATCGCAAACGTCGGCGGGCGGATAGTGACCGTAGCCGCGAGCGCGCTATATCATCCATAGGGCGGGGACATGAAAGAGATCGTGCTCGCCCTGAAGGAAAGCCTGATACCGCTTTGGAACGCAGAGAGCGTGATCGGGAGCGTGAGCGTGAACGGGAAAAAGAACGCGAACGTGACAGAGAACGTGAGCGTGAGAGAGAACGCGATAAAGAACGTGGAGAACGTGCCGAACGCAGTCCTTATCGTCCGCCGGTCAAAGGTCGACGCACCCGTGCAATTCGACGATATATGATTCAAatacctaaaaatattttggctta caaatcagctgatttacaaGAGTTACGTCAACGTTATTCAACACTATATATTCCATCGGACTTTTTTCACGCCAACATTTTGTGGCCTAAAGTTTTCACACCGGAAAATGCTTTTTCACTACGTCGCCCTTGTCGGTTTCATATAATGCATCGCATAGTGGATTCTCCATTTGAACAAAACAATGACGTTCTAGAACCTTCAGATGCAGATTACTTGTATTCTGCTAAAGTGATGCTTCTAGCTTGTCCCCCAATTACTGAACTTTATCAAAAATGCTTCGAAGAAGATGACAATGACAACGAACAGAATGCAGTACATCCATCTCGATTAATTAGTTTTCTCGTAGGTACTAGGGGGAGAAATGAGCCTATGGCCATTGGTGGCCCCTGGAGTCCATCGCTCGATGGTGAAAATCCTGACAAGGACCCTGCCGTATTAATACGTACGGCTATACGCACATGCAAAGCATTAACTGGAATCGATTTATCACAATGCACCCAATG GTACCGCTTTGTGGAGCTTCACTATCATCGTCAAGATCACAAGAAGAAGGACGCACAACCGCGTATTGAAACTGTTGTTATATATTTGCCTGATGTTCATTCTTGTATGCCGAATTCAACTCAATGGCAAGAACTTACTCAAGTCTACAAGAATGCGGTTGAAGGTGTAATCGCTCGTAAAAATGCTGCTGCAAAGGCAGCTGCTGCAAACACCGCCGCCGTTGATGCTGAAATGGCCGCTTCCTCGCCTACCGCTGCTGACGGTGATGCTGCCGATACTTCGGCCACCGATGCTACAAAAGAAGAACCGGATAAAACCACTGGAGATGAAAGTGTAACAACCAATAACGAGAGTGGCGCGGAAACCACATCTAACGGAGTAGGCGAAAATGCTGCTGATAGGGAGGCTGAAGACGGAGCTGACACTTCTATGGAAGTTATTACTATAGAGGAGGTAGAAATAAGCGCTGATGGTGACAACAATGATGATCAAAAG GATGACCAAACGGAAGCTACACATTATTCTAAATTGGATTTGAAGTCGATGAAGGTGCAGGAAATACGCGATGAGTTAGCTGCACGCGACCTCAATGCGAAAG GTGCCCGCAATATCATAATGGCTCGCTTGGCAAAGGCATTAAACACTGAAAAGGCGGAAGATAAGGAAACGAAGAAGACAGAGCCAAAGACCAAACAGGCCAAAAATCAACCCAAGCCCGTTAAAAAGCCAGAAACAGTTACCAAGAAAACggattcaaaaagtgaagaaaccgCAGAAGCCGAAGAAAACGATAAACCTAAGGAAGAAGAGCAGGAAGACCAAGAAGAATGGAATGATGTCATTGACGTTGATATGAGTGACATTGTCATACTTGATGAGTATGATTCAAGTAAAAACCCAGAG GAAACACCAAAAGAGTTGAATGAAAAGGAGAAAAATCAATTGATTCGCCGTTACAAATTACCAACTAAAGAGCACATTGTGGTACATCCAAATAAAACCGCCAAAGGTGGCAAATTCGATTGTTCAATTATGTCCTTATCCGTGCTGTTGGATTACGGGCCTGCTGATACAAAGGAACGCTTCTTTGAG GTGTCTATTTTTGCTGAATTATTCAACGAGATGTTAATGCGTGACTTCGCCTTCAATATCTACAAAGAGATGTACCtttataaagaagaaaacaatgcTTCCAAAGATGCTGCAAAGGATAAGAAAGAGGGCGACACTAATGGCGAAGGTAAAACAGATGCTGAAACCATGGAGGTCGATGAAGAGTCAAAAGCTTCTACggacacaaaaacaaatgctGATAGCGCCGGCGACAAAACTATATCGGAGCGTAGAGCTTCAAAACGTAGTGTTGATGTAGAAGCAGACACAGAAACGCCATCTAAGAATGCAAACGAGCGCAAGCAAAAGTCGGCTACCGGCAAGGATAAGGAAAAGGAGAAAGAGAAAGAACACGTTTCAGACCGAAAAATGATTGTCGTGAAGCCACAACTTTTgctatcatttatttattttgacactACACATTGTGGTTACATATTTGAAAAGGATTTGGAAGATTTGTTCACTGTGCTGGGTTTGAATTTATCACGTGGCCAAATTCGCAAAGTGCTGGGTAAACTTTCCATCCGACAAGCGTTTTACTACCG AAAACTTACTGATAAGGAAGAATCAGTTGAGGCACCTCCTAAAATTGAGGACGCAGACGATATACCCAGTGAGGAGTTAAATAAAATTGCGTTGGGAAACAACGTTTACATCCCGAATGAAAATGAGCTGAGTGGTGGCGGCGGAGTTGTGGAAAGAGCGACCTCTTCCAAAACCGATGCAAATGATAGTGAtg GTCTAGTCAACTATAAAGGAATTGTTATCCATGTTGGCAAATTATTGGAACAAATCAAACGCACCGAAAAGAACTACGGAGACTTAGAAAAGTTGTACAATGACCTTCGGAAGCAGCACACGGAATTGCACAGAGATCATACCAAGGCTAATACTAAAAGCAAAGATTTACAATCCGAGGTGAAAACCTTGAGCCGAAAACTATCTGATGCAAATCAAGATTTATTTGCCCTTAAT CGTAAATATAGAGATCAGCATAATACACTCTCAACTATTTACAACCGTGTAGCGCCATATTTCAACCGTGAAAAAGACAAAGATCATAAATCGGATAAGGATGcagataaggataaggataaagataaagataaggaTGCAAAAGATAAACCTAAAGAAGCTGCTAAGTCCAGCAAAGATAAGGAGAAAGAGAAAGATAAGGACAAAGAAAAGGAGAAGAcgaaggaaaaggaaaaagaaaaaaacaaagataaagAGAAGACAAAGGAAACTGGCAAAGATGTTGAAAAGAGCAGTGGAGACAAAGGCGCCAAGGATAAAAATGAGGAAAGCAAAGCAATTGTCATAAAAGAGGAAAGCAAAGAAACTGTCATAAAAGAGGAAGAATTTCTAGCCGAAGAGGATGAGGCAGATGGagacgaagaagaagaggaagaagtagaagaaaccAATGAAGActaa